Proteins from one Hyperolius riggenbachi isolate aHypRig1 chromosome 4, aHypRig1.pri, whole genome shotgun sequence genomic window:
- the FOXL2 gene encoding forkhead box protein L2 — translation MSTASASSEYSSLGSCYSQRGATMASYQAPDENSVTLMAHNTNGSKDVERDKDDLGQEKVQEKPDPSQKPPYSYVALIAMAIRESPEKRLTLSAIYQYIISKFPFYEKNKKGWQNSIRHNLSLNECFIKVPREGGGERKGNYWTLDPACEDMFEKGNYRRRRRMKRPFRSQPTHFQAGKSLFSSDAYGYLPQTKYLQSTFMNNSWSLGQPPTPMSYTSCQVAGGNVSPVNVKGLSASSSYSPYSRIQSMSLPTMVNSYNGMGHHHHHPHAHHPQQLSPASPAPPPAATPNGMQFTCARQPSDLSMMHCSYWDHESKHNVLHPRIDL, via the coding sequence ATGAGTACCGCTTCAGCCAGTTCGGAGTATTCCAGTCTGGGCAGCTGCTACAGTCAGCGAGGGGCCACCATGGCTTCTTACCAGGCACCTGACGAGAACAGCGTGACTTTGATGGCCCACAACACCAATGGAAGCAAGGACGTGGAGAGGGACAAAGATGACTTGGGCCAGGAAAAGGTGCAAGAAAAGCCAGACCCGTCTCAGAAGCCACCCTACTCCTACGTGGCACTGATCGCCATGGCCATCAGGGAGAGCCCAGAGAAGAGGTTGACCTTATCTGCCATCTACCAGTACATCATCAGCAAGTTCCCCTTCTACGAGAAGAACAAGAAGGGTTGGCAGAACAGCATCCGCCACAACCTCAGCCTCAATGAGTGCTTCATTAAGGTACCCCGGGAGGGTGGCGGGGAGAGAAAGGGCAACTACTGGACTCTGGATCCAGCCTGCGAGGACATGTTCGAGAAAGGCAACTACAGAAGAAGAAGGCGGATGAAGAGGCCATTTAGATCCCAACCGACCCATTTCCAAGCAGGGAAGAGCCTGTTTAGCAGTGACGCCTACGGCTACCTGCCCCAAACCAAGTACCTGCAGTCCACTTTTATGAACAATTCCTGGTCTCTGGGGCAGCCCCCAACCCCAATGTCCTACACCTCCTGCCAGGTGGCCGGGGGCAACGTTAGCCCAGTCAATGTGAAGGGACTGTCAGCCTCGTCCTCCTACAGTCCATATTCTAGAATCCAAAGTATGTCACTGCCCACTATGGTCAACTCGTACAACGGCATGGGCCATCATCACCATCACCCGCAtgcccatcacccccagcagctgAGCCCGGCCAGCCCTGCGCCCCCACCTGCGGCAACCCCTAATGGGATGCAGTTTACCTGTGCCAGGCAGCCGTCTGACCTGTCCATGATGCACTGCTCTTACTGGGACCATGAAAGCAAGCACAACGTCCTGCACCCCAGGATAGACCTCTGA